From Pseudoalteromonas sp. DL-6, one genomic window encodes:
- a CDS encoding ATP-binding protein: protein MALASVLKPQFISANQYNPCLLQEEYVGELSDLRQQASWLSHLVDTMPAGVIVLDGKGMIAKANQIAIDMLGEPLEGEKWFSVIQRSFRPHQDDGHEVSLKDGRLIKLDITALAPEPGQLILMTDLTETRRLQKRVAHMQRLSALGKMVASLAHQVRTPLSAAMLYAANLGSKRLPEASRGSFHTKLMSRLKDLETQVNDMLLFAKSGDQQVVEQVSMQQLLSEVKAGADAMVALNDSELNVSLPEPDIEIMGNKTALASAIQNLIHNSIQVIGSDAQVQLSALRDKQNADFVRISVSDNGPGIDLGQSEKIFEPFYTTKSQGTGLGLAVVSSVAGAHQGRVEANNNPHGGAIFSMLLPISVTSKLGESHE, encoded by the coding sequence ATGGCCCTTGCAAGTGTGCTAAAACCCCAGTTTATTTCTGCTAATCAGTATAACCCATGTTTACTGCAAGAGGAGTATGTTGGTGAGTTGAGTGATTTGCGTCAACAGGCAAGTTGGCTTTCTCATTTAGTTGATACTATGCCTGCGGGCGTGATTGTACTCGATGGTAAAGGAATGATTGCTAAGGCGAACCAAATTGCTATCGATATGCTCGGTGAACCATTAGAAGGGGAGAAATGGTTTAGCGTTATTCAGCGCTCATTTCGCCCTCATCAAGATGATGGTCATGAAGTGTCGTTAAAAGATGGGCGCTTAATAAAGCTCGATATTACTGCGCTTGCGCCAGAGCCTGGGCAACTTATACTAATGACCGACTTAACCGAAACCCGACGCTTACAAAAGCGGGTAGCGCATATGCAGCGTTTAAGCGCGTTAGGTAAAATGGTCGCATCTTTGGCTCATCAAGTGCGTACTCCTTTATCGGCGGCTATGTTATACGCTGCCAACTTAGGCTCAAAGCGTTTACCAGAAGCCTCACGCGGCAGTTTTCACACTAAATTAATGTCTCGTTTAAAAGATTTAGAAACCCAAGTAAACGACATGCTGCTATTTGCCAAAAGTGGTGATCAGCAGGTGGTTGAGCAAGTGTCGATGCAACAGTTACTCAGTGAAGTTAAAGCCGGTGCTGATGCCATGGTAGCGCTCAATGATAGCGAATTAAATGTAAGCTTACCTGAACCCGATATAGAAATTATGGGTAATAAAACCGCATTGGCAAGCGCTATTCAAAATCTTATTCATAACAGTATTCAAGTTATCGGCAGTGACGCTCAGGTGCAGCTTAGCGCTTTGCGCGATAAGCAAAACGCTGACTTTGTGCGCATTAGCGTTAGTGACAATGGTCCAGGTATTGACCTAGGCCAGAGCGAGAAAATATTTGAGCCTTTTTATACCACTAAAAGCCAAGGTACAGGCTTAGGGCTTGCCGTTGTTAGTTCGGTAGCCGGTGCACACCAAGGGCGGGTTGAGGCAAACAACAACCCACATGGGGGAGCAATTTTCAGTATGTTGCTGCCTATTAGTGTCACATCTAAATTAGGGGAGTCACATGAGTAA
- a CDS encoding DNA-3-methyladenine glycosylase I, giving the protein MNKETHCRCPWLDTSKPDYVDYHDHEWGVPVYDDQLLFEFLTLESAQAGLSWYTILKKRENYKNAFANFDVRKIAAFTEHDIEKLMQNVGIVRNRLKIVAAINNAKCFITIQEEFGSFSDYQWRFVGNKPQVNDLETLADYPAVTEASTLFAKDLKKRGFKFLGPTTVYAYMQACGMVNDHSNNCFRKEEIKKLG; this is encoded by the coding sequence ATGAATAAAGAGACTCACTGCCGCTGCCCATGGTTAGATACCTCAAAGCCCGACTATGTGGATTACCATGACCATGAATGGGGCGTTCCTGTGTATGACGATCAACTACTTTTTGAGTTTTTGACATTAGAATCGGCACAAGCGGGACTCAGCTGGTATACCATATTAAAAAAGCGTGAGAATTATAAAAATGCCTTCGCCAATTTTGATGTACGCAAAATAGCGGCCTTTACTGAACACGACATAGAAAAATTAATGCAAAATGTGGGTATAGTTCGCAATCGCTTAAAAATTGTCGCAGCAATTAATAACGCAAAATGCTTTATTACTATTCAAGAAGAATTTGGCAGCTTTAGTGATTATCAGTGGCGGTTTGTTGGAAATAAACCTCAGGTAAACGATTTAGAAACGCTGGCCGATTACCCCGCAGTTACTGAGGCATCAACATTATTTGCAAAAGATTTAAAAAAGCGTGGCTTTAAATTTTTAGGCCCAACCACAGTGTATGCCTATATGCAGGCGTGTGGAATGGTCAACGATCATAGTAATAATTGTTTTAGGAAGGAAGAAATTAAAAAGCTCGGCTAG
- the fliE gene encoding flagellar hook-basal body complex protein FliE: MKIQNSALFQEMQSMASEATRNNQVNNLPTQVQSTSTAQFGDMLSNALNTVHELQQDTGQKVKAVETGDRSVSLAEAMIASQKSSVAFEATVQVRNKLVESYKEIMNMPV, translated from the coding sequence ATGAAAATTCAAAACAGTGCTTTATTTCAAGAAATGCAATCTATGGCTTCAGAAGCCACGCGTAATAATCAAGTTAATAACTTACCAACGCAAGTGCAATCAACGTCTACAGCGCAATTTGGTGATATGCTGAGTAATGCACTAAATACAGTGCATGAGTTACAGCAAGACACAGGACAAAAAGTAAAAGCAGTAGAGACTGGCGACAGAAGCGTATCGCTTGCTGAAGCAATGATTGCTTCGCAAAAGTCTTCTGTGGCATTTGAAGCTACGGTACAGGTTCGTAATAAGCTTGTTGAATCTTACAAAGAAATTATGAACATGCCTGTTTAA
- a CDS encoding sigma-54 dependent transcriptional regulator, which yields MSNTILVVEDDAGLREALIDTLEMSGIACIAANSAEQAMLLLKKDAFSLVVSDVQMGAMSGLDLLRSIKLNHPDLPVLMMTAYATIDDAVEAMRLGAIDYMAKPFAPEVLLNMVSRYLPEKEKETDGPIVADPSSIQLLELASKVARSDASVMVLGPSGSGKEVLARYIHDKSKRCNEPFVAINCAAIPENMLEATLFGYEKGAFTGAIQACPGKFEQAQGGTILLDEITEMDLGLQAKLLRVLQEREVERLGGRKTISLDVRVLATSNRELKEAVADNQFREDLYYRLNVFPLLWRPLCERPGDIIVLAKHLIERHLSKSKEPMAYLDTSAEQKLLSHSWPGNVRELDNVIQRALILRSGSTIDEHAIFIENLTPTQFVVETTSVPEPTNNSFSNAYYDEKTIPEDEQKNDLLALDTGSYKDELKDKEHRIILETLARCQGKRKEVAETLGISPRTLRYKLAQMRDLGISLPA from the coding sequence ATGAGTAACACTATTTTAGTTGTAGAAGACGACGCCGGACTTCGTGAAGCATTAATTGATACTTTAGAAATGTCGGGCATCGCTTGCATAGCAGCCAACAGTGCTGAGCAAGCCATGTTGCTATTAAAAAAAGACGCATTTTCACTGGTGGTCAGTGATGTGCAAATGGGCGCAATGAGTGGCCTAGATTTATTACGTAGTATTAAATTAAATCACCCTGATTTACCCGTACTGATGATGACAGCCTATGCCACCATTGATGATGCGGTTGAGGCAATGCGCTTAGGCGCCATCGATTATATGGCTAAGCCATTTGCCCCAGAAGTCTTATTGAATATGGTGAGCCGTTACTTGCCTGAAAAGGAAAAAGAAACAGACGGTCCCATTGTTGCCGATCCTAGTAGTATTCAATTACTCGAACTTGCTAGTAAAGTGGCGCGTTCAGATGCCAGTGTGATGGTGCTTGGGCCAAGTGGCTCAGGTAAAGAAGTGCTGGCGCGCTATATTCATGACAAGTCAAAGCGCTGTAATGAACCGTTTGTAGCGATTAACTGTGCTGCTATTCCGGAAAACATGCTTGAAGCTACTTTATTTGGCTACGAAAAAGGCGCGTTTACCGGTGCCATTCAGGCCTGTCCAGGTAAGTTTGAACAAGCGCAGGGAGGAACTATCTTACTTGATGAAATTACCGAGATGGATTTAGGCTTACAAGCCAAATTACTGCGGGTATTGCAAGAACGCGAAGTTGAGCGTTTAGGTGGTCGAAAAACTATTTCACTAGATGTACGTGTGCTTGCTACCAGTAACCGCGAATTAAAAGAGGCAGTTGCTGATAATCAGTTCCGCGAAGATTTATATTATCGACTTAATGTTTTCCCTTTGCTGTGGCGGCCTCTGTGTGAACGCCCAGGTGATATTATTGTGCTGGCGAAACACTTAATTGAACGCCATTTAAGTAAAAGTAAAGAGCCAATGGCGTACCTAGATACAAGCGCTGAACAAAAACTGCTTAGCCATAGCTGGCCGGGTAATGTTCGTGAACTGGATAACGTTATCCAACGCGCTTTAATTTTACGCAGTGGCAGTACTATTGATGAGCATGCGATTTTTATCGAAAATTTAACGCCAACTCAGTTTGTGGTTGAAACAACGTCAGTGCCTGAGCCTACAAATAATAGCTTCAGTAATGCTTATTATGATGAAAAAACAATACCCGAAGATGAACAAAAAAATGATTTGCTCGCCTTAGACACGGGGAGTTATAAAGATGAGCTTAAAGATAAAGAACATCGCATTATTTTAGAAACCTTGGCGCGTTGTCAAGGAAAGCGTAAAGAAGTGGCCGAAACCTTAGGTATTAGTCCACGTACTTTACGTTACAAATTAGCGCAAATGCGCGACTTAGGTATTTCCCTCCCTGCATAA